A stretch of Campylobacter showae DNA encodes these proteins:
- the brnQ gene encoding branched-chain amino acid transport system II carrier protein, translating to MKQKLSKNQFLVISLTLFAMFFGAGNFIFPPNLGREAGQNFYVAIMFFCATAVLLPVLGVAAIARAKGLQSLVRRIDPVFAVVFTALLYLTIGPLFAIPRAANMPFDIAVKPFISAENLQIWLFFYSAAYFALNYYVCMNPSKLVDLLGKYLTPLLLALILLLFGAGFLFPIGEFVAPSGDYAQHAAAKGFVEGYQTMDALASLAFGIIVINAIRTVGVKDERHLVSSTIKAGMTAGVILMSIYLMLGYLGATSAELFKDAPEINGAELLSRISGHYFGKAGVLVLGSAFFLACITTTLGLISSASEYFEELTGGRVKYKIWVAAWCLIGFGVANFGLTTIIKGSIPVLIAIYPIAIMLIILSLINPLIDSSKLVYRTCVYVCVVVGTINGLDIAGVSVPLLTDLVKEMPFYDSMLGWIVPSAVAFAVTYILHLVLEKRENTF from the coding sequence ATGAAACAAAAGCTTAGCAAAAATCAGTTTTTAGTCATCTCGCTCACGCTTTTTGCCATGTTTTTCGGCGCAGGGAACTTCATATTTCCGCCGAATTTGGGGCGAGAGGCTGGGCAGAATTTTTACGTCGCGATCATGTTTTTTTGCGCTACGGCGGTGCTTTTGCCGGTGCTTGGCGTCGCAGCGATCGCTAGAGCAAAAGGGCTTCAGAGCCTAGTGCGCCGCATAGATCCCGTGTTTGCAGTGGTTTTTACTGCGCTTTTATACCTCACGATCGGGCCGCTTTTTGCCATACCTCGCGCGGCAAATATGCCTTTTGATATCGCTGTTAAGCCGTTTATTTCGGCTGAAAATTTGCAAATTTGGCTATTTTTCTACTCGGCGGCGTATTTTGCGTTAAATTATTACGTCTGTATGAATCCGTCAAAACTAGTCGATCTACTCGGCAAATACCTCACTCCGCTGCTTTTGGCGCTTATTTTGCTGCTTTTTGGAGCGGGATTTTTGTTCCCGATCGGCGAGTTCGTCGCTCCTAGCGGAGACTATGCACAGCATGCTGCGGCTAAGGGCTTTGTAGAGGGCTATCAGACGATGGATGCGCTAGCTTCGCTGGCGTTTGGTATCATCGTGATAAACGCTATCAGAACCGTGGGCGTAAAAGATGAGCGCCACCTGGTTTCATCGACGATAAAGGCAGGCATGACGGCGGGCGTGATTTTGATGTCGATTTACTTGATGCTGGGCTACTTGGGTGCGACGTCGGCGGAGCTGTTTAAAGACGCGCCGGAGATCAACGGAGCCGAGCTGCTATCTCGCATCAGCGGTCATTATTTCGGCAAGGCAGGCGTTTTGGTGCTGGGTTCTGCGTTTTTCCTAGCTTGCATCACGACGACGCTGGGGCTCATCAGTTCTGCTAGCGAGTACTTCGAGGAGCTAACGGGCGGACGCGTCAAATACAAAATTTGGGTCGCGGCGTGGTGCTTGATCGGCTTTGGCGTGGCGAATTTTGGCCTCACGACCATTATCAAGGGCTCGATCCCGGTGCTCATCGCCATCTATCCGATCGCCATCATGCTCATCATCCTTTCGCTCATCAATCCGCTGATCGACTCGAGCAAGCTCGTCTACCGCACCTGCGTCTACGTCTGCGTGGTCGTCGGCACGATAAACGGACTTGATATCGCGGGCGTTTCCGTGCCGCTATTGACGGATCTCGTCAAAGAAATGCCGTTTTACGACTCGATGCTGGGCTGGATCGTGCCTAGTGCGGTCGCATTTGCGGTGACTTATATACTGCATCTCGTGCTAGAAAAAAGAGAAAATACTTTTTAA
- a CDS encoding GatB/YqeY domain-containing protein, translating to MTIREQILEDIKTAMKEKDNFRRDTLRLINSVIKQVEVDERAEMTDEKVLPILQTQIKRRMDSIEQYKNGGRDDLAQNEQKEIDIINGYLPKQLSADELETQIKAIIASLGEGANIGAVMKAAKEKIGARSDGKSISECAKRLLG from the coding sequence ATGACGATTAGAGAGCAAATTTTAGAGGACATCAAGACTGCGATGAAAGAAAAAGATAACTTTCGCCGCGACACGCTAAGGCTCATAAACTCGGTCATCAAGCAAGTCGAAGTCGATGAGCGCGCCGAAATGACCGACGAAAAGGTGCTACCGATCCTACAAACCCAGATCAAACGCCGCATGGACTCTATCGAGCAGTATAAAAACGGCGGCAGGGACGATCTAGCGCAAAACGAGCAAAAAGAGATCGATATCATAAACGGCTATTTGCCAAAGCAACTAAGCGCAGACGAGCTAGAAACCCAGATAAAAGCGATCATCGCTAGCCTTGGCGAGGGCGCAAATATCGGTGCGGTGATGAAAGCAGCCAAAGAAAAAATCGGCGCTAGAAGCGACGGCAAGAGTATAAGCGAGTGTGCAAAAAGGCTGCTGGGCTAA
- a CDS encoding inorganic phosphate transporter, with translation MRSDNLFAFAIFIITAFGFFVWGYQYIPTHHFLLFSIASIFGIFMAFNIGGNDVANSFGTSVGAKTVTIKQALVIAAIFELSGAIFAGGEVTKTIREGIVSFPQEGTEPMLFVLIMMSALLSSGIWLFIASKKGLPISTTHSIVGGIVGAGLTMGFTTMSGDKALAMVSWGEIGRIAVSWVISPLLGGILSYFIYGYIKSKILIPTRKFTLELKVLKRERKAYKERYLQELKTKPESEQIRILSKIAVLDEDDVESGERSEYKLTIKAMKEREKEIDTSKAMRKHIPMVAGIGAIIISSMMLFKGLEHLNLDLGFIGTIWIICVIGIVTYLATLAMINVMKKDNAEKSTNRIFSWFQIFTASSFAFSHGANDIANAVGPFAAILDVLKTGSINATAPVPGIAMVTFGISLVVGLWFLGKEVITTIGSKLAEILPTTGFSAELAASTVILLATKLGIPVSSTHILIGAVLGIGILNRDANWKMVKPIVLAWVITLPIAGGSAALIYMLLKTMLGL, from the coding sequence TTGAGAAGCGACAATCTCTTTGCATTTGCGATCTTTATAATCACCGCGTTTGGATTTTTCGTTTGGGGCTATCAGTACATCCCGACTCATCACTTTTTGCTTTTCAGTATCGCTAGTATTTTCGGTATCTTTATGGCGTTTAACATCGGCGGCAACGACGTTGCAAACTCCTTTGGCACGAGCGTGGGCGCCAAGACCGTCACGATAAAGCAAGCCCTAGTTATCGCCGCTATTTTCGAGCTTAGCGGCGCGATATTTGCCGGCGGCGAGGTAACAAAAACCATTCGCGAAGGTATAGTGAGCTTCCCGCAGGAGGGCACGGAGCCGATGCTTTTCGTGCTGATTATGATGTCGGCGCTTTTAAGCTCGGGTATTTGGCTATTTATCGCGTCTAAAAAGGGTCTGCCCATCTCCACGACGCACTCGATTGTAGGCGGCATCGTTGGCGCCGGGCTTACGATGGGCTTTACGACGATGAGCGGAGATAAGGCTCTAGCTATGGTCTCCTGGGGCGAGATAGGCAGGATTGCCGTTAGCTGGGTTATCTCGCCGCTGCTAGGAGGCATCCTTTCTTATTTTATTTACGGCTACATAAAATCTAAAATTTTGATCCCGACTCGTAAATTTACCCTAGAGCTAAAGGTGCTAAAACGCGAGCGTAAAGCCTACAAAGAGCGCTATTTGCAAGAGCTAAAAACAAAACCCGAAAGCGAACAGATAAGGATACTAAGCAAGATCGCGGTCCTTGACGAGGATGACGTCGAAAGCGGCGAACGCAGCGAATATAAGCTCACTATCAAAGCCATGAAAGAGCGCGAAAAAGAGATCGATACGTCAAAAGCTATGCGCAAACATATCCCGATGGTAGCGGGCATCGGCGCGATCATCATCTCATCGATGATGCTTTTTAAAGGGCTTGAGCATCTAAATTTAGACCTAGGTTTTATCGGCACGATCTGGATCATCTGCGTCATCGGTATCGTCACCTATCTCGCCACGCTTGCGATGATAAACGTGATGAAAAAAGACAATGCCGAAAAGAGCACGAACCGCATTTTCTCGTGGTTTCAGATATTTACGGCCTCCTCGTTCGCCTTCTCTCACGGCGCAAACGACATCGCAAACGCCGTGGGCCCATTTGCCGCGATCCTAGACGTGCTAAAGACAGGCTCGATAAACGCCACAGCACCCGTACCTGGTATCGCGATGGTGACGTTTGGCATCTCGCTCGTGGTGGGGCTTTGGTTTTTGGGCAAGGAGGTCATTACCACGATCGGTAGCAAGCTAGCCGAGATCCTACCCACGACCGGTTTTAGCGCCGAGCTAGCCGCTAGTACGGTTATCCTGCTAGCGACAAAGCTCGGTATACCCGTCTCCTCGACGCACATCCTCATCGGCGCGGTGCTTGGCATCGGTATCCTAAACCGCGACGCCAACTGGAAAATGGTCAAACCTATCGTGCTTGCTTGGGTTATCACTCTACCGATCGCAGGCGGCTCGGCAGCACTTATTTACATGCTTCTAAAGACTATGTTAGGCTTGTAA